One Panicum virgatum strain AP13 chromosome 3N, P.virgatum_v5, whole genome shotgun sequence DNA segment encodes these proteins:
- the LOC120666415 gene encoding uncharacterized protein LOC120666415 isoform X2, producing MSPATGVRSRTRPAPVRWPATSSSPRVCVPEPEGRLLLAAEEADSGSGQRAPCPPDTMGDPAAADLLSTRRPPSDPATNVVLTPPPLNSRRCSMSAASRWRYARQVIHDLPNCPSSLTAMTRSAGPERRGHHGCGRVPRQIRKQGRMRETEHHDPKDGTLL from the exons ATGTCGCCGGCAACAGGAGTGCGTTCCCGCACGCGCCCTGCGCCTGTACGGTGGCCGGCTACCTCTTCGTCGCCTCGCGTCTGCGTGCCGGAGCCCGAGGGGCGCCTCCTTCTCGCCGCGGAGGAGGCAGACAGCGGGAGCGGCCAAAGAGCTCCATGCCCACCTGACACGATGGGCGATCCGGCAGCGGCGGATCTCCTCTCCACCCGGCGGCCACCCAGCGACCCCGCGACCAACGTGGTCCTCACCCCGCCCCCTCTCAACTCCCGTAGGTGCTCCATGTCTGCAGCTTCTAGGTGGCGATATGCACGACAAGTCATACATG ATTTGCCCAACTGCCCCTCCTCCCTGACGGCGATGACGAGGAGCGCCGGCCCCGAGCGTCGAGGACACCACGGCTGCGGCAGGGTGCCCCGGCAGATACG CAAGCAAGGAAGGATGCGAGAGACTGAGCATCATGACCCAAAAGATGGTACACTTCTATAA
- the LOC120666415 gene encoding uncharacterized protein LOC120666415 isoform X1, translated as MSPATGVRSRTRPAPVRWPATSSSPRVCVPEPEGRLLLAAEEADSGSGQRAPCPPDTMGDPAAADLLSTRRPPSDPATNVVLTPPPLNSRRCSMSAASRWRYARQVIHEFVVYQPHLLVSQACLLPHLPSTDLPNCPSSLTAMTRSAGPERRGHHGCGRVPRQIRKQGRMRETEHHDPKDGTLL; from the exons ATGTCGCCGGCAACAGGAGTGCGTTCCCGCACGCGCCCTGCGCCTGTACGGTGGCCGGCTACCTCTTCGTCGCCTCGCGTCTGCGTGCCGGAGCCCGAGGGGCGCCTCCTTCTCGCCGCGGAGGAGGCAGACAGCGGGAGCGGCCAAAGAGCTCCATGCCCACCTGACACGATGGGCGATCCGGCAGCGGCGGATCTCCTCTCCACCCGGCGGCCACCCAGCGACCCCGCGACCAACGTGGTCCTCACCCCGCCCCCTCTCAACTCCCGTAGGTGCTCCATGTCTGCAGCTTCTAGGTGGCGATATGCACGACAAGTCATACATG AATTTGTAGTCTACCAACCACATCTATTGGTATCTCAAGCATGCTTATTGCCACATCTGCCTAGCACAGATTTGCCCAACTGCCCCTCCTCCCTGACGGCGATGACGAGGAGCGCCGGCCCCGAGCGTCGAGGACACCACGGCTGCGGCAGGGTGCCCCGGCAGATACG CAAGCAAGGAAGGATGCGAGAGACTGAGCATCATGACCCAAAAGATGGTACACTTCTATAA